In Porphyromonas cangingivalis, a genomic segment contains:
- a CDS encoding putative transporter, producing the protein MEWINNLFMGQGVAHSILLIAMTIALGMALGKIKIFGISLGVTFILFVGILFGELGLRVNHEVLHFFKEFGLILFVFSIGLQVGPSFFSNFKKGGGTMNLIAAGIVFTGAIVTIIIHFITKLPITTMVGIMSGAITNTPGLGAAQQAYLDATGIEDPTIPMGYAVAYPLGVVGIIMSIIALRVIFKISFKNEEEALRRARGGSDEALEPLSLEVQNVAIFGKTVSSLSESLSNRHFVVSRVYKRSTQSIDIAGPDTILEEGDKIFVITRKEDVDPITMMVGKEIKMDRKQWVPSNAHFVSRRVVITKSEISGKSIGALNLRALYGVNITRVNRSGFEMVASSDFRLQYGDKLTIVGSDAALSSVEKILGNSVKHLHEPNLISIFLGIALGVILGSIPMMIPGIPQPVKIGLAGGPLLVAILLASFGHKYKIVTYTTTSANLLMREIGITAFLACVGLGAGEGFLDTVVNKGGHMWVLYGVLITIIPILLMGTVARLAFKINYFTLAGLIAGSNTDPPALAYANTLSDTDASAIGYATVYPLTMFLRVLVAQLMILLFI; encoded by the coding sequence ATGGAATGGATCAATAACTTATTCATGGGGCAAGGCGTCGCGCATTCAATCCTTTTGATCGCAATGACCATCGCCCTCGGTATGGCCTTGGGAAAAATTAAGATCTTTGGTATTTCTCTCGGTGTTACTTTCATCCTCTTTGTGGGGATTCTTTTCGGTGAGCTGGGTTTGAGGGTCAATCATGAAGTCCTGCACTTCTTCAAGGAGTTCGGTCTCATCCTCTTCGTCTTCTCCATCGGTCTTCAGGTGGGCCCCAGCTTCTTCTCCAACTTCAAAAAAGGTGGTGGTACCATGAACCTTATCGCTGCCGGGATCGTCTTCACCGGTGCCATCGTGACGATCATTATCCACTTCATCACAAAACTTCCGATCACGACCATGGTGGGTATCATGTCGGGTGCGATCACCAATACCCCCGGGCTCGGTGCCGCTCAGCAGGCTTATCTTGATGCGACAGGTATTGAGGATCCTACCATCCCGATGGGGTATGCGGTGGCTTATCCTCTTGGTGTCGTGGGGATCATCATGTCCATCATCGCTCTCAGGGTGATCTTCAAGATCAGTTTTAAGAACGAAGAGGAGGCACTCCGCAGGGCCAGAGGTGGTTCGGATGAAGCGTTGGAGCCTCTTTCGCTCGAAGTGCAGAATGTGGCCATTTTCGGCAAGACCGTTTCGTCGCTTTCAGAGAGCTTGAGCAACAGACACTTTGTTGTCTCACGAGTCTACAAGCGTTCGACTCAGAGTATCGATATCGCAGGGCCTGACACCATCCTCGAAGAGGGAGACAAGATCTTTGTCATCACTCGTAAGGAGGATGTCGATCCTATCACGATGATGGTGGGTAAGGAGATCAAGATGGACCGTAAGCAATGGGTACCTTCGAATGCGCACTTCGTCAGTCGTCGTGTGGTGATCACCAAGAGTGAGATCAGTGGCAAGAGTATCGGTGCACTCAACCTCAGAGCTCTCTATGGGGTCAACATCACTCGTGTCAACAGGTCAGGATTTGAGATGGTGGCGTCGAGTGACTTTCGTCTTCAGTATGGAGACAAGTTGACCATCGTGGGTAGTGATGCGGCTCTCTCCAGTGTCGAAAAGATCCTCGGCAACTCGGTCAAGCACCTCCATGAGCCTAACCTCATCTCTATATTCTTGGGCATCGCCCTCGGTGTCATCTTGGGCTCTATCCCGATGATGATACCCGGTATCCCTCAGCCGGTGAAGATCGGTCTTGCGGGTGGCCCTCTTCTCGTGGCTATCCTTCTTGCGAGCTTCGGGCACAAGTACAAGATCGTCACTTATACAACCACGAGTGCCAATCTCCTCATGAGAGAGATAGGTATCACCGCCTTCTTGGCATGTGTGGGACTCGGTGCAGGTGAAGGATTCTTGGATACTGTCGTCAATAAAGGGGGACACATGTGGGTGCTTTATGGCGTCCTTATCACGATCATTCCTATCCTGCTTATGGGTACGGTGGCTCGTCTGGCATTCAAGATCAACTACTTCACCCTTGCAGGGCTTATCGCAGGTAGCAATACCGACCCTCCTGCACTTGCTTATGCCAATACCCTCTCAGACACAGATGCTTCGGCTATCGGCTATGCGACGGTGTATCCTCTGACGATGTTCCTCAGGGTCTTGGTGGCTCAGTTGATGATATTGCTTTTCATTTAG
- a CDS encoding ROK family protein, which translates to MNKNFKNRFDTNNKNLQYKKQIVDYYIHNGPDTLTVLSKVLDISVPTASKFVSELCDTKILTNYGKLETAGGRHPYLYGLDPTECFFVGVDFTPGKMHCAVMNLRGERVYEQMNIPFDFANTQACLDQIGKEVSRFVDNCPQGRQGIVSIGINIFGRLNPATGYSYTYFNFSEIPLGKTLSQEIGIPTYIDNDSRACAYGEYMTHFLHHGKNMLFVNVAWGLGLGIILDGHPYNGKSGFSGEFGHIHIYDNEVLCHCGKKGCIQTEASGLALHRKFIEKINKGGNSTLLEKYDLSKGPLEEQITLDDLIEATQQEDILCIEILEDVGEQLGKQIAGLINLFNPDIVVVGGALSKTGDHLMHPLRSSIRKYSLNMVNQDTALKISYLQSYAGVMGACMLARKKAIEDLTA; encoded by the coding sequence ATGAATAAGAATTTTAAGAATAGATTTGACACGAATAATAAAAACCTACAATACAAGAAGCAAATTGTAGATTATTACATTCACAACGGCCCTGACACCCTCACCGTCCTATCTAAAGTCTTGGACATCAGCGTACCCACAGCGAGCAAGTTTGTCTCCGAACTGTGTGACACCAAGATACTCACCAACTACGGCAAGCTCGAGACTGCGGGAGGCAGACATCCGTATCTCTATGGGCTGGATCCCACCGAATGCTTCTTCGTGGGTGTGGACTTCACTCCCGGCAAGATGCACTGCGCTGTGATGAACCTCCGAGGCGAACGTGTCTACGAACAAATGAACATCCCATTCGACTTTGCCAACACTCAAGCTTGTTTGGATCAGATCGGCAAGGAGGTAAGCAGATTTGTCGACAACTGTCCACAAGGAAGACAAGGCATCGTCAGTATAGGCATCAACATCTTCGGACGCCTCAACCCCGCGACAGGATACAGTTACACGTACTTCAACTTCAGCGAAATCCCATTGGGCAAGACCCTCAGCCAAGAGATCGGCATCCCCACCTATATCGACAACGACTCCAGGGCTTGTGCCTATGGAGAGTACATGACCCACTTCCTGCACCATGGCAAGAATATGTTGTTTGTCAATGTCGCTTGGGGGCTTGGTCTCGGGATCATCCTTGACGGACACCCATACAATGGGAAGTCGGGGTTTTCGGGAGAGTTCGGGCACATACACATCTACGACAACGAAGTCCTCTGCCACTGTGGCAAGAAGGGGTGTATACAGACCGAAGCTTCAGGGCTCGCACTCCATCGTAAGTTCATCGAAAAAATCAATAAGGGTGGTAACTCCACACTACTGGAGAAGTACGACTTGTCCAAAGGCCCTCTCGAAGAACAAATCACCCTCGATGATCTCATAGAAGCGACTCAGCAGGAGGACATCCTCTGCATAGAGATCCTCGAAGATGTGGGCGAACAGCTTGGAAAACAGATTGCAGGGCTCATCAACCTCTTCAACCCCGATATCGTCGTCGTCGGCGGTGCTCTCTCCAAGACGGGGGATCATCTCATGCACCCACTTCGCAGCTCGATCCGTAAGTACTCACTGAATATGGTGAATCAGGATACCGCCCTCAAGATATCATACCTTCAAAGCTATGCCGGTGTGATGGGGGCTTGTATGCTTGCACGGAAAAAAGCCATCGAAGACCTTACGGCATAG
- a CDS encoding NADH:ubiquinone reductase (Na(+)-transporting) subunit B: MKALRKYIDKIKPTFSEGGKLASLHSVFDGLETFLFVPAKTSKRGVHIHDSTDSKRTMTVVVLALMPALFFGMYNIGYQHYLAIGQSLSFWTMFAFGLLTMVPKIIVSYLSVLGVEFAIAQIKKHEVAEGALVTGMLIPLIVPVDTPLWMIAVAAVISVIFAKEVFGGTGYNIFNVALVTRAILFFGYPLAMSGDEVFVRTGTTFGMGAGSVVDGFSGATPLGQAALAEGVPQIHNIIGQPLTTMDYFIGLIPGSIGETSVLAILIGAVMLLITGIASWKIMLSVFVGGFLTALGFNAIGANGPMLLSAVDHILLGGFAFGAVFMATDPVTAARTETGKYIYGFFIGVFAILIRTLNPGYPEGMMLAILLMNFFAPLIDFYVVDANVRMRSKRAAKTVKSV, from the coding sequence TTGAAAGCGTTAAGAAAATACATAGATAAGATCAAGCCGACATTCTCCGAAGGAGGTAAGTTGGCCAGTCTCCATTCGGTCTTCGATGGCTTAGAGACATTCCTCTTTGTCCCTGCCAAGACCTCCAAGCGCGGTGTACATATCCACGACTCCACGGACTCGAAGCGCACGATGACGGTCGTCGTGCTTGCCTTGATGCCTGCGCTGTTCTTCGGGATGTACAACATCGGGTATCAGCACTACCTCGCCATCGGTCAGAGCTTATCATTCTGGACGATGTTTGCCTTTGGGCTTTTGACCATGGTCCCAAAGATCATTGTCTCTTATCTCTCAGTCTTGGGAGTAGAGTTCGCCATTGCGCAGATCAAGAAGCACGAAGTGGCAGAAGGTGCTCTTGTCACAGGGATGCTCATCCCACTCATCGTCCCTGTGGATACACCACTTTGGATGATCGCTGTGGCAGCAGTCATCTCTGTCATATTTGCTAAGGAAGTGTTCGGTGGTACAGGATACAATATCTTCAACGTAGCCCTTGTCACACGTGCGATCCTCTTCTTCGGTTATCCTTTGGCTATGTCAGGAGATGAGGTGTTTGTCCGTACCGGTACTACTTTCGGTATGGGCGCAGGTAGTGTGGTCGATGGCTTCTCGGGCGCAACTCCTCTTGGTCAGGCAGCTTTGGCTGAAGGTGTGCCTCAGATACACAACATCATCGGACAACCACTCACCACGATGGATTACTTCATCGGGCTTATCCCCGGATCTATCGGTGAGACCTCAGTCTTGGCGATCCTCATCGGTGCTGTGATGCTACTCATCACCGGTATCGCGAGCTGGAAGATCATGCTCTCAGTCTTTGTCGGAGGGTTCCTCACAGCTCTTGGTTTCAATGCGATCGGTGCAAATGGTCCAATGCTTCTTTCGGCAGTGGATCACATCCTGCTCGGTGGTTTTGCGTTCGGTGCAGTATTCATGGCTACCGATCCTGTGACAGCCGCACGTACAGAGACGGGTAAGTATATCTACGGCTTTTTCATCGGAGTCTTTGCAATCCTTATCCGTACCCTCAACCCCGGTTATCCCGAAGGTATGATGCTTGCGATCCTATTGATGAACTTCTTTGCTCCGCTCATCGACTTCTATGTCGTCGATGCAAACGTCCGTATGCGTTCGAAGCGTGCAGCAAAGACCGTCAAGTCTGTCTAA
- the nqrF gene encoding NADH:ubiquinone reductase (Na(+)-transporting) subunit F: MIFQAISTTTIVASVVVFLVITLILVLALLFAKSKLVPSGNVTLKINGEKEYEAPMGGTLLNTLQSQGIFLSSACGGSGSCGQCRCRVTEGGGEILPTEKPFFSRKEIKADWRLSCQTKVKNDMEIIVPEEVFGVKEWECTVVSNKNVASFIKEFVVKLPEGEVLDFKAGSYAQISIPKYDIKFSDMEIEDRFKPEWDKFKLWPLTCKNTEETVRAYSMANYPAEGNIITLNVRIATPPFDRSTGTWQAGISPGISSSYIFSLKPGDKVTMSGPYGDFHIQDTDAEMLYIGGGAGMAPLRAQILHLFRTLETGRKVSYWYGARSKNEIFYEEDFRELEEKFPNFKFHIALSEPRPEDNWTGFTGFIHEVIRDNYLAAHEAPEDIEYYMCGPGPMANAVKIMLDNLGVPREQLYFDDFG; encoded by the coding sequence ATGATTTTTCAAGCAATATCAACCACTACTATTGTGGCGAGCGTGGTCGTCTTCCTTGTGATTACGCTCATATTGGTCCTTGCGCTGTTATTTGCTAAGTCAAAACTCGTGCCATCCGGAAATGTCACATTGAAGATCAATGGTGAGAAAGAGTACGAAGCCCCTATGGGTGGTACGCTCCTCAACACCCTTCAGAGCCAAGGCATCTTCCTCTCCTCCGCTTGTGGTGGTTCAGGCTCATGCGGTCAGTGTCGCTGTCGTGTGACCGAAGGTGGTGGCGAGATCCTCCCTACCGAAAAGCCATTTTTCTCTCGCAAGGAGATCAAGGCAGACTGGAGACTATCATGTCAGACCAAGGTTAAAAATGACATGGAGATCATTGTTCCCGAAGAAGTCTTCGGAGTCAAGGAGTGGGAATGTACTGTCGTGTCGAACAAGAACGTCGCTTCATTCATCAAGGAATTTGTCGTCAAGCTCCCCGAAGGCGAAGTCCTCGACTTCAAGGCTGGTAGCTACGCACAGATCTCCATTCCTAAGTACGACATCAAGTTCTCAGACATGGAAATCGAGGATAGGTTTAAGCCCGAGTGGGACAAATTTAAGCTATGGCCTCTGACCTGTAAGAACACCGAAGAGACCGTGCGTGCTTACTCTATGGCGAACTACCCTGCCGAGGGCAATATCATCACCCTCAACGTACGTATCGCCACACCTCCGTTCGATCGCTCGACCGGTACATGGCAGGCAGGCATCAGCCCCGGTATCTCATCATCATACATCTTCAGCCTCAAGCCGGGTGACAAGGTGACGATGTCAGGACCTTACGGAGACTTCCACATCCAAGACACAGATGCCGAGATGTTGTACATCGGTGGTGGTGCAGGTATGGCACCCCTCCGCGCACAGATCCTTCACCTCTTCCGTACCCTCGAGACAGGCCGTAAGGTGTCATATTGGTACGGTGCACGTTCGAAGAACGAAATCTTCTACGAAGAAGACTTCCGTGAGCTCGAAGAGAAGTTCCCTAACTTCAAGTTCCACATCGCCCTCTCCGAACCACGTCCTGAGGACAACTGGACTGGCTTCACCGGCTTTATCCACGAAGTCATACGCGACAACTACCTCGCAGCACACGAAGCACCCGAAGATATCGAATACTATATGTGCGGTCCCGGTCCTATGGCCAACGCCGTCAAGATCATGCTCGACAATCTCGGAGTTCCACGCGAACAGCTATACTTCGACGACTTCGGTTAA
- a CDS encoding TPR end-of-group domain-containing protein has translation MFREAIDKFHKTIEYGGCSYNLACLHAIRNEKGESLKYLDRSLSGREVTVEFVEQDKDWRGLSEDPDFKQLIAKYNDMDVR, from the coding sequence GTGTTTCGAGAAGCGATAGATAAATTCCATAAAACCATAGAATATGGAGGATGCTCATATAATTTAGCTTGCCTCCATGCGATAAGGAATGAAAAGGGAGAGTCATTGAAGTATTTGGATAGAAGCCTCTCAGGACGTGAGGTTACTGTGGAGTTTGTCGAGCAAGATAAAGATTGGAGAGGTCTTTCTGAAGATCCGGACTTCAAGCAATTAATTGCTAAATATAATGATATGGATGTGAGGTGA
- a CDS encoding NADH:ubiquinone reductase (Na(+)-transporting) subunit D: protein MALFDKKNRETLLGPLAKNNPVVVQMLGICSALAVTASLKPSIVMAVSVTIVIAFANVIISLLRNTIPSRIRIIVQLVVCAALVTIVSEVLKAYAYDVSKELSVFIGLIITNCILMGRLEAFALGNGPWPSLLDGIGNGLGYGIILVIVGFFRELFGSGSLLGYQVIPQSFYDMGYANNGLMILPPMALIIVAVIIWVHRSYDKDLQENA from the coding sequence ATGGCACTATTTGATAAGAAGAACAGAGAGACCCTTCTCGGCCCATTGGCTAAGAACAATCCCGTTGTCGTACAGATGCTCGGGATATGCTCCGCCCTCGCCGTCACAGCAAGTCTCAAGCCCTCTATTGTTATGGCCGTCTCCGTGACGATCGTCATTGCCTTTGCTAACGTCATCATCTCGTTGCTCCGTAATACGATCCCCAGCCGTATCCGTATCATCGTTCAGTTGGTTGTCTGTGCTGCACTTGTGACCATCGTCAGCGAAGTCCTCAAGGCTTATGCTTATGATGTCAGCAAGGAGTTGTCCGTCTTCATCGGGCTCATCATCACCAACTGTATTCTCATGGGACGTCTCGAAGCCTTCGCTCTTGGCAATGGCCCTTGGCCATCGCTCCTCGACGGTATCGGCAACGGTCTTGGTTACGGTATCATCCTCGTTATCGTCGGCTTTTTCCGTGAACTCTTCGGCTCCGGCTCACTCCTCGGTTATCAGGTCATCCCACAGTCGTTTTACGATATGGGTTATGCCAACAACGGTTTGATGATCCTTCCTCCGATGGCACTCATCATCGTTGCGGTGATCATCTGGGTACACCGTTCGTACGACAAGGATCTCCAAGAGAACGCCTAA
- the nqrE gene encoding NADH:ubiquinone reductase (Na(+)-transporting) subunit E, whose translation MQEYLSLFVKSIFVDNMVFAYYLGMCSYLAVSKNVKTSLGLGIAVTFVLVCTVPINYLLENYVLKEGALAWLGEEYADVNLSFLGLIIFIAVIASFVQLVEMIVERFSPSLYASLGIFLPLIAVNCAILGGSLFMQQRNFDNVGMAATYGLGSGIGWLLAIIGMAAIREKLAYSDVPKPLKGLGITFIITGLAGIAFMCFSGLTI comes from the coding sequence ATGCAAGAATATCTCAGCTTATTTGTCAAGTCCATCTTTGTAGACAACATGGTCTTCGCATACTATCTCGGTATGTGTTCGTACCTTGCTGTTTCGAAGAATGTCAAGACCTCTCTCGGTCTCGGTATAGCGGTTACTTTTGTCCTTGTATGTACGGTGCCCATCAACTATCTTCTTGAGAACTATGTCCTCAAGGAGGGCGCACTCGCATGGTTGGGCGAAGAGTATGCAGATGTCAATCTCAGCTTCCTCGGACTCATCATCTTTATCGCTGTCATCGCTTCCTTCGTTCAGTTGGTCGAGATGATCGTGGAGCGTTTCAGCCCATCGCTGTACGCCTCTTTGGGTATCTTCTTACCTCTTATTGCGGTGAACTGTGCCATCCTCGGTGGATCACTCTTCATGCAACAGCGCAACTTCGACAATGTCGGTATGGCTGCGACCTATGGTCTCGGTTCGGGCATTGGCTGGTTGTTGGCGATCATCGGTATGGCGGCCATCCGTGAGAAGCTCGCTTACTCCGATGTCCCCAAGCCACTCAAAGGTCTTGGTATTACCTTTATCATCACCGGTCTGGCAGGTATAGCCTTCATGTGCTTCTCAGGTCTCACGATCTAA
- a CDS encoding winged helix DNA-binding domain-containing protein, whose translation MMTEFRALRLSAQQLVTPRFETAEDVVAWFGAMQGQDYNAVKWAVGMRLKGESRLSIVQKAFDEGKILRTHVMRPTWHIISAEDIRWMCALSASSIQSVIKDRKRMEALALSEDLFAKACKLFEKHLVGSSGLTKDELEDLFVAEGVTCVTGTMYRLLMFAETVGLVCSGVDKGGKPTYALLDERVPAVSELSREESIVRLAERYFRSHSPATLADFVWWSGLGVREARAGVEAVKGFLHELSIGDKTYYVHEEGSSVVAFTEPSVHLLPAYDEYTIAYKDRGEIIHAMGLDKCSKNGTFYPLIADHGHVVGLWKYDKKKKSNPMSVAYFEPGLTSLSDDVQAAFERYKAFTEE comes from the coding sequence ATGATGACGGAATTCAGGGCTTTGAGGTTAAGTGCGCAACAGTTGGTGACTCCACGTTTTGAGACGGCGGAGGATGTGGTGGCGTGGTTTGGAGCCATGCAGGGGCAGGATTACAATGCGGTGAAGTGGGCTGTGGGGATGCGTCTCAAAGGTGAGTCGCGACTTTCGATTGTGCAGAAGGCTTTCGATGAGGGGAAGATCCTCCGAACTCATGTGATGCGTCCGACATGGCACATCATCTCCGCTGAAGATATTCGCTGGATGTGCGCATTGTCCGCTTCGAGCATACAGTCTGTCATCAAGGATCGGAAACGTATGGAGGCCTTGGCACTGAGTGAAGACCTCTTTGCGAAGGCTTGCAAACTCTTCGAGAAGCACTTGGTTGGTTCTTCGGGTCTGACAAAGGACGAACTCGAAGACCTCTTTGTCGCCGAGGGTGTCACTTGTGTGACAGGCACGATGTACAGACTGTTGATGTTTGCAGAGACCGTCGGGCTGGTATGCAGTGGGGTGGATAAGGGCGGTAAGCCGACCTATGCGTTGTTGGATGAGCGTGTACCTGCCGTGTCTGAGTTGTCGAGAGAGGAGAGTATCGTTCGTCTTGCTGAGAGGTATTTCCGTAGCCATTCGCCTGCAACTCTTGCCGACTTTGTGTGGTGGTCGGGCTTGGGTGTCCGTGAGGCAAGGGCAGGCGTGGAGGCGGTGAAAGGGTTTCTTCACGAACTCTCCATCGGAGACAAGACTTATTATGTGCATGAAGAGGGGTCTTCTGTTGTCGCATTTACAGAGCCGTCGGTGCACCTATTGCCCGCATACGATGAATACACGATAGCCTATAAGGATAGGGGGGAGATCATCCATGCAATGGGCTTGGACAAGTGCTCCAAGAATGGTACATTCTATCCCCTCATAGCCGATCATGGCCATGTCGTGGGGCTGTGGAAGTATGACAAAAAGAAGAAGTCGAACCCCATGTCAGTGGCTTACTTCGAACCCGGACTCACTTCTCTGTCCGATGATGTACAGGCAGCTTTCGAGCGTTACAAGGCTTTTACGGAAGAGTGA
- the nqrC gene encoding NADH:ubiquinone reductase (Na(+)-transporting) subunit C, producing MNKNSNLYTITYAAVMVILVAIGLAFTSQVLREDQRKNENVDKMQQILRALRVDDSKATAIATYNEVITDAFLVDESGNVVEGSNGIDEKSPAFTMDLKSIGKDGKMPVFVANVQGVTKYVLGLYGQGLWGPVWGYVSLDEDKTTVHGVDFSHASETPGLGAKITEEAFRGQFPEKKIFNDQGTYTSVAVIKPGSHVPAGQDYVDGISGSTLTSKGVHNMLFDSIKKYEQFLTK from the coding sequence ATGAATAAGAATAGTAATCTATATACGATCACTTATGCTGCAGTGATGGTTATCCTTGTAGCGATAGGTCTTGCGTTTACTTCACAAGTACTCAGAGAGGATCAGCGTAAGAACGAAAATGTGGACAAGATGCAACAGATCCTTCGTGCCCTCAGGGTCGATGACAGCAAGGCAACTGCTATCGCGACCTACAACGAAGTCATTACAGATGCTTTCTTGGTAGACGAATCCGGTAATGTAGTCGAAGGTTCGAACGGTATCGATGAGAAGTCTCCGGCCTTCACCATGGATCTCAAGTCTATCGGTAAGGACGGTAAGATGCCTGTCTTTGTTGCGAATGTACAAGGTGTTACCAAGTATGTACTCGGTCTTTATGGTCAAGGTCTATGGGGACCTGTATGGGGGTATGTTTCTCTTGACGAAGATAAGACCACTGTCCACGGCGTCGACTTCAGCCATGCCAGCGAAACTCCCGGCCTCGGTGCCAAGATCACAGAAGAAGCCTTCAGAGGACAATTCCCTGAGAAGAAGATCTTCAATGATCAAGGTACATATACCAGCGTGGCAGTCATCAAGCCAGGCTCTCATGTCCCTGCAGGTCAGGATTATGTCGATGGTATCTCAGGCAGTACACTTACCTCTAAGGGGGTACACAATATGCTTTTTGACAGCATCAAGAAGTACGAACAATTTTTGACTAAGTAA
- a CDS encoding Na(+)-translocating NADH-quinone reductase subunit A, producing the protein MANVIKIKKGLDINLVGKASEVDIPVSMGEIFGVVPDHYPGFVPKLSIKVGDRVKAGTPVLYHKLFPQLVVTAPVSGEVVEIHRGEKRKILSINIKADATQEYEHFDVANVASMGVDDLKALLLKSGMLALVRQRPYDYVVNPDVTPRDIFVTAQMTAPLTPDTEFVIKGQEAYLQKGIDALAKLTSGSVYVGTKQGSALRLSNCKTYEVVGPHPAGNVGVLINHTAPVNKGETVWTLSATELVIIGRFLATGKVDMTKKIAFVGARMEKRGYANVLPGADIHTLVADKLGNNTDDLRIIDGDVLTGVQVIGDYKYLSPYSNLVTAINEGADTHEMFGWAMPGFGKFSMSRSFPAFLMGKNKEYDIDARIRGGQRAIIVSNEYDKVFPMDIYPEYLLKSIITFDIDKMESLGIYEVAPEDFALCEFVDTSKLEIQYIVRKGLDELFKEMN; encoded by the coding sequence ATGGCAAATGTGATTAAAATCAAGAAAGGATTGGATATCAATCTCGTGGGCAAAGCATCTGAGGTCGATATCCCTGTATCTATGGGTGAGATCTTCGGTGTCGTGCCGGATCATTATCCCGGATTTGTCCCCAAACTATCGATCAAAGTGGGTGACCGTGTCAAAGCCGGTACGCCCGTCCTTTATCATAAATTGTTCCCTCAGCTCGTCGTGACTGCTCCTGTGAGTGGTGAAGTGGTCGAGATCCACAGAGGTGAAAAGCGTAAGATACTTAGCATCAACATCAAGGCTGATGCGACACAGGAGTACGAACACTTCGATGTGGCGAATGTCGCTTCGATGGGAGTTGACGACCTCAAGGCGTTGCTCCTAAAATCGGGGATGCTCGCTCTCGTGCGCCAACGTCCTTATGACTATGTCGTCAATCCCGATGTGACACCAAGAGATATCTTCGTGACTGCACAGATGACGGCACCACTCACCCCTGACACCGAGTTTGTGATCAAGGGACAAGAGGCCTATCTCCAAAAGGGGATCGATGCTTTGGCCAAGCTGACATCGGGCTCTGTTTATGTGGGTACAAAGCAGGGGAGCGCACTCAGATTGTCCAACTGCAAGACTTACGAAGTCGTGGGACCACATCCTGCAGGTAATGTGGGTGTGCTCATCAATCACACTGCGCCTGTCAACAAGGGTGAGACGGTGTGGACGCTTTCGGCTACCGAACTCGTCATCATCGGTCGTTTCCTTGCCACAGGCAAGGTGGATATGACTAAGAAGATTGCTTTCGTCGGTGCTCGTATGGAAAAGAGGGGATACGCAAATGTCCTTCCCGGAGCTGATATTCACACACTTGTGGCAGATAAGCTCGGCAACAATACTGACGATCTTCGCATCATCGATGGCGATGTCCTTACAGGTGTGCAGGTGATCGGTGACTACAAGTACCTCAGCCCATACAGCAACCTCGTGACTGCGATCAACGAAGGTGCAGATACGCACGAGATGTTTGGCTGGGCTATGCCGGGCTTCGGCAAGTTCAGTATGAGTCGTAGCTTTCCGGCCTTCCTTATGGGTAAGAACAAAGAGTACGACATCGATGCACGTATCCGTGGCGGACAGCGTGCGATCATCGTCTCCAACGAGTACGACAAGGTATTCCCTATGGATATCTATCCCGAATACCTGCTCAAGTCCATCATCACATTCGACATTGACAAGATGGAGAGCCTCGGTATCTACGAAGTCGCTCCCGAAGACTTCGCTCTATGTGAGTTCGTCGATACCTCTAAGCTTGAGATACAGTACATCGTACGCAAGGGGTTGGATGAGTTGTTCAAGGAAATGAATTGA